CTTTTTGAGAGATCTTAGCGTGGAATTGCGATGGATATTAACAGCATTAGTGTGGTCAATTTATCTGCAAGTAATGAAATCTTCCTCATTAGTATCTGTCTGATGTGTAGGTAAGTAAAAGAAGACTTGTGATGTAAAACTTTTGGATATCTAATAATATTATATCACTAACTATAGGTGAGAACAGACTGTAATGCACATTGTTTATTAATAGGTTGATGCTCATGCTATATATTATCTTCACATCCTTTTAAGCTTCAGAATctagaaaagaatgaaaagcaactTTGTTTTACTTCGGAAGACTAATTCATGTGTTCTTATGATTACTTATTCTCTTAGGATATCAGAATTGCTTCAAATGGACCAGAATCTTCTTCATCGTCTCAGTGGTTAGGTATAATTGAAAGAGAATCAATTCATTTTAATGCCACCACTAACACGGCAGAGTTAGAAGGGTTATTGCCATGAAATCTAGGAGGCTTGTATTCTGAGAAAAAGCTACATGCACTACATACACACAATTCTTTACTTTCTTGGAGAGGGAAGAATttaaacacaaacaacaaaacattctctttttttgtggACTGCTATCATGACAGACTGACTAGTAACTAAGTTTCCAGACATCTTTAATAATTCATTCTTGGCATAATTAGTAAGATGACCcacaacagaagaaacagatCCTGATTTTGTCCTAAGAATGGACATTATTTGGCTGAACACTGACTAAAACATACCTAAAATGAACAACTTCGAGTAAAAAAGCTAAAAACATTCACTATGCCAACGTTTCATTTCGAAGCAGGGAGCTGGATATAAATTAAGAAGGatgctaaaaagaaattaaaaggaacaGCTAAAAGGGGAAAGGCTTGCAGGTGGCACTGGGACTATTTAATGATATTAGGGATTCAGATTAAACACATATTACCTATCAAAAGAAGACATTAGAAGACCACTTTCCCCTCAAAAAATCTAAAAGGTTAAACAGTACACCACAGAAACGGACATAATTTAAAGTTGAAATCAAgtacaaataaagaaaacagaagaaagggtAAACTTTAGCaaataaatagtaaaattttaaagcaggccaaaaaaatatttagagaaataTCTGCCTAAAGACATAGCAACTACCAATGCAAAATCCAGTAGAGCAGGAAACTAACCAGTGTACTTAATGCTGATGAATGATGTCTGTATTTAAGAGCATTTCTGGAAGCAAGAGTCACAGGGAAACAGTTGAAGCTGTGAAATCTTTTTGCCTCTGTTTATTAtggattatctttttttttattttatttttggaagaaggGCAATGGGTGTGTCTGTGGAAGTTCATAAGAATGAAGAGTTTGTAGGAGTTTTGGAGTAAATCAGACAGTGGACAGTACAAAACTATTAGTAGAGGCTTGTGCTCCCCTAGGAATTCAGAAGGAATTCCCTAATGAAAGAGCTGTACTATTAAGTGTGGTGAAACCTGCTGGAAACCCACAGGGCTCTGTCCTGGGTCTTCTCCTGCTCAAAGTtctcacaaatgaaaaaaactgaGGGATAATTCTTTGAAAACATCAGCACAGTTCTCTGCAGTGGTCAGAACAAACAAATGGTTATgtcagtaacttttaaaaaacaaacgaTACTGTTAAGCCATCGTAGAAGACTATACTGTACCTGCATCTCCAACAGTTTCTAAATTTGGATGTTTCAAGAAATCCAACAGTATAAGACAAAGTGCaaaaaagaataacaaataaATCAGATCTATAGAAttgtttctgaaaaagaagaaactaaataGACCCTTCAACGGGATAGAGATGATTGAAGGAGTCTATGGCAAATGTATGGAAAATCAAGAAGATGAATTGGTCTACTTTTTTATGTCACATGTAAATAAATTGGTGGAACTAACTGATACAGGATGGTTGGATGCCAAAAGTAATAAATCGAATCCAAACTCTGTTAGACAAATTGATGGAAGTCTACCAAGTGTGACATGAACTCACTCTCAAACTCGAAGTCTTGCAACCTTAGAGTACCTAGGAGAAATGTCACTTACAGATGTCAGATTTCCTATTCTATTTCCTAAAGCATTTGCTATCGTCACAGAGAGATTACTGACTTAGATGATTTTTAATCTCACTCAAACTATCTGTCCTTATGCTCCTGTGTTTGATCCAGGGAACAGTGTAAAGCATTCTTATCAGTACAAAACACAAGACCTGCTGGTTACGttccaaaaacaaaaccatgctttTCTGACATATTACAGCACATGTGCTCTTCCTGGATTAATGACTGAAAAGGTTTATTTGTTTGCAAACCACCACACTTTGAGTAACAAACACCTGAAAAAATATGCAGCGAGGGGATGGTAAGGATAGATACATCCTGGTAAAGATGGATACTTGCCTGTCTTTCatatctctctctccctcctcagctCAAACTCTCCCTGGACCTGCAGGATTCTCGCTCTTTACTTTATCCATGAAATCCATATCCATGAAATACATAATAGTAGTTGTTTCCCCATCCTTCTGCTTCAGACTTGCAATGGGAAAGGACTACCAGGTGGCAGGAGGGAAACAACATCATAAATGCGGGACCAGCACCATGTCTGCCTTCCCCACCTCCACAGCTGCCTTTGGGTACCTCGCCTACAGCAAAGCAGTCCTTCAAGCCTGCaatacagaaaagggaaaaacttGCTTGCAAACAGATGACTGCCTGTTCACGTTCACTTTCCAGTCTcccagtgccagagctccacaAGTCCAGAGGAGAAAGGCAAGGCTGCATATTGGGGGAAGAATGAAAAGCACGAGCTTAACCTATTTTGAAGCCCTGGGAGTGTGGTTACTGCTGCTGCCTTGCTGTGTTTGCCTTTCAAGTCAGTAATATATCACCAGTGAAACGTATGAATCACCACTCTACAGCCTTGATAAATGTCCACatcctgaagaaacagaaaatattatttctagaaGGAACTAAGTTGCATGTACAAGTGATTAAGCTCCACGCAATAAATGAGGAAAGATAATGAGggctgaaaacatgaaaaaattaagtGATAGGAAATTAGACTTCCTGGGGGAAGCACAGAATCCATTCATTTTCTAATCTTCTTTAAGCTATATACTACacttaaaaaaggagaaaagttctCTGAAGTATTTGAATTTTGCCCATGTCCACTTTTAGATTTCACTTTAATCCTGTAACACACTTAAGCAAGCCCTCGGCAGTataaataatgattaaaaatttggggaaaattaaaattttatttctgattatttgaTGAATACAAACCATTAAAAATTCATCATATGTTCATGAATAAAATGTCCAGTTGACAAATGATGTGCCTACCAGTCAAACTATCTTTGGAGGAATTCAGGAAATCTAAAAATTAGACTTAATAATTGGCAACAGGGGACACTTTTTGGACGACTGTGATAGATGAGAGGTTTGGACATTCCTACTCTTTGCAGAAATCACCATTTTACAATGTGGACTCACAGATTCTTGTGTCCACCATTTCATTATCATTACATTATTACATCCACTCCTCTAGTCAAGGGCCAGGGTCTATAACACTACACATTACCCCAGGGAATGTACAATTTAAAAAAGACCCACCTAATACAAACCACTAGAACTGAAAGTACTAAATTACTGAAAATCCTCCATACAAGTGTATTCATTGTAAAACTCACAGATACAAAGTTTATGTGATTTATATGGCTTCAATATGGGGTGAAATAATCTTTTTCCTGTACTGGAAAAACAGTTGCAATATAATATGCTTGTATAATATGTTTAGTCAAAGGACATGTACACAACATGAGGGGAAGGGTCAAGATTTGTCTCCATCTCTGCTatgttttggaaaaatatttacatttgattGTGTGTTTTACATATGGTGTTACATAAGAATTAAAAGAAAGTTGCATCCAATTTCATAACCAGACACTTTTATTATATAAGTCCTTGTTATGATCATCTGTACTCATTATGTCCTTACTTATTCTCCTCCCATGGATGTAAACAGCAAACCGTGCATTGAATCTGCCTTGCAGACCACTGAATCATGGTTATGGTGTAAGCCAATAGTCCACTTGTAAGTCAGCTATCTGTTGGTTTCCTGTTTAAGAAAGACACAATTTAAATTGAGAGtggaaagtaaaaatgttttatcCTGTCTCCCAAACCATCCACTTCTTGGTCTGAACCATTAGGGAAAGAGAAATTCATGCATTTCAAACCTGCTCAGGTGCCAATCAAATCCAAATGCTATTGGCTTTGTACTCTACTGAATGCAAAAAGGTAAAGAAACCCAAATAGACAAACCAAGAATCTCTAATGTGTAAAAACAAGAGAAGTTATGGTGAAATTATGGCCATTTAGCCAGGCCTTGAAGAGACACAAGGCATTGTGAGCTTGCTCTTAGAAAAGTGACTTGCACAGCTGGAGACTCAGGTTAGCTGATTTTTCTAATTTTAGATGTGTGTTTTACAGGCATTTAAATACGAGTAGCCTCCCTAGGCTTTCTTTACAGTCAATGTAGAGCAAGGGCACTTTTAGGATGCAATTCATTGGCCCTGTTTTCAGCATCTAGTCTAAAATGAGAGAAATCGCAAGTACATACTCCTCTTCATAGGCTGTAAGGAAGTCTGAGTGAATAGACAAGTCTAGATGAGCTGTTAGAGATGTCTACACCTGGGGAGACAGATCCCATCCTTGGATGCCAAATAGCCTAGTTTCAGCTGAGACAAATTATAAATCAGGGAAAATATAACAGAATCCTTGTGTAGTCCTTTAGACAAATGTCTAGTGCTTAATCCTGAATCTCAAGTGTAAGAAAAAGAACTCTGAAATTGAAATGTGATTTCACAGGAAGCCAAGGCAAAGAGTAAAATGAGAATAATAAGATGAGACAGGTGAATGGCTTGCAAGGGCATGAACTTGTACTGTTTAACTGAATAGTCTGAGTCAAATTCTGAGAGATGCCAAAAGAAGTAGTCAGGTACAGGCGCTTAACTCAGCACTTAGCTGTGTGCTTATTCAGACTCCAGAGACAGAATATTTCTAGAGCTTGGAAGAACGTTCCTGGACAGTTGTACAGTCCCATTAAGATTTCAGCCATCTGATATGTGGGTAAGAGGAAAACATAGAAATAATAACTTAGGGAGACCCTCATTCATCTTAGTTGCTATTTGCTTATACAATCCCTTGTAGAAGAATGGAGCTCCACATACACTGCCCCCTAAAACAAACTACTTACAGTTACAGTAACAGGAGTGGTATTAAAACAAAAGGGATTAATGGCTAAGTCGTTTTCCAAATCTGTGGACATCTGAATGTAGAATCAAGCCTCCTACTGAAGCTTAGAAATGCTTGCcttctgaaatacaaatgtcAGATAGATTAGAAAAGCATGCGAATTATGAGACAGCTTTGTAATGAGTAGCATTCTCACCTAGCTCGATTTCATTCCTGTCATGATACAATGGAATTTACGGCTATAAACAGCCTGATGGCTCACAAATGGCTGGGATCCccttaataaaagcaaaagactGTCTCCCAGATAGCAACAGCCTATCATCATTacacagagagagggaaaaagaaaaaaacccatgtatgTCATACTTTATCCTTAGCAGCTGTTTACACCAGATTAATCTTCAAGTCTTTGCTTGCAAGAAAAATGGGTAATAATACACATTGTTTGAAACAGAGTTCTCCAAACTCAACAGGAAAGTGACAAAACGAAAGCAGTAGTCAGGTCAGCTctaaagggaggaaaacaaacaaaaaaccatctTTAAAAAGACGTTTCACAGCTTAAAGCTCTTTTAAGGGAAGAAAGTATTTCCCTACCCTCCCCGCATCCCAAAAGGCTTGGATGAGATCCAGTTGTGTCTTACTGCACTCAGAAAACCCTGAATCAATATTTAGCATTACCACTTTAATTGAAGACCGACACCAATAATAAGAAGTGAGCATCAGCACTCTGAACTGCAAAGACAGCCAGTTCTGCAGCCAGGACGAAAGCTGCACTATACGGGACTTCCCAAGGGAGCTCACCAGAGAAGTGTTTACCTCATTTAGAAAGGGGCACAAAGGGTGAATCCTTCCTTTCTTACTCTCAAGGGAGTCCACGGAAAACAATATATCAGACTAAAACCAATGGAATATGCATGATGTATTTGGACTCACGTGAACTCTTCCCACAGTGCACAGATTGTCAGCACCTTGTCTGATTGCAAGGGAGCCACATACTGCACGCAGAAACCAAGTTTTGTACCAACGCACCTTAGGAGAAAAACTGTAACTGAAAAATTTATTGCTCTGCtgcaataaaaatgaatattGTATGAAGTAACAAACAGAGCAGTGATTTAGGTTTTAAATCATTCTTTAATCTTTTCATCAGCTGAAGTATAAAACTGACTCCCCATTAACCTCCCACTTCCTCAGCAATTTAATGACCTTCTAAGTATAGAAATGCTCTTCATGTATAAGAATGTCAGTCTGAAAAGTATGGGTCACGGTTTCCTCCAAAATTATGGCAGTTCACCTCTCCAAACATTCCAGcaattagaaagaaaatgagagccTCCGAGTCCCATTCAGACAAGGAGTGACTTCTAAATCACAAGACGTGAGTGCGCTCCCCTTTACGCTTGTTCCAAGTAAGGCACCCGAAGAACAGTTTCTGAGAAGATAAAAATCCACAACTGCTGCAGCTGCAAATAAGTAATCATTCTGTCAGCCAGGCCactatatttatattttgcttaTGTCAGCACCTACATAACTGCTTTTCAGACCGACAAAAACTCTTGACTGTCCAAAGACTTCAAACCCCTGAAAAGGGGGTCGCTGCGTGCCCCCACGCCCGGCAATCTGCAATTCCCGCTCAGCCGCCTCCCGCGGCGCCTCCTCCGCGGGCGCCGGGCTGGGGGAGCGGAGCGCTGCCTCGGGGTGGGAGCTGCCGTTGGGGGCAGCCCCGAGGGACGGGCCCCCCGCCGTCCCGGGGCTAGTCGCCGCCCGCTGCGCCGCACGGCTCCGCGGAGCCCGCCTCCGCCTTACTGCCGGCCTCCGGCGGCTCCTTGTCCCCGCGGCCCTCGGATTTCTTGTTGAAGCAGAGCTTGAAGACCCCCAGGACGGTCATGACCAGGATGACCAGCACCACCACCGCGACGGTCACCAGGACGAAAACGtagttggaggaggaggaggacggcgGAGCGGCCCTCTTCCCTCCGccggcggtggcggtggcgggcAGCTCCGGGGGGCCGCCCGCGGCGGTGGGGGTCTCGCCCGTGGCCGCGTAGGGCGTCGCGGCCCGCCCGTCCGGGCTGCGGGCGCAGGCGAAGTCGCCGGCGGCATCGCGGCACCCGGCGGCCTGGGCGCACCGCTCGCTGCCGGGGTCCTGGTAGCCGCAGGGGCAGAGGGGCGAAGCCGCCCCCTCCCAGGCGAAGCCGCCCCGCTGGGGCTGGCAGCTGAGCCGCACCTCGCCGCCGGGGCACGTCACGGTGAGCGCGGTGCCCGGCGGGCTGAAGCCGGGGCCGGCGCTGCGCTCCTCGAAGGGGAGGCGGTAGTCGAGGCCGAgggcgccggcggggcgggggtcgGGGCAGGCGCCCTCGTACTTGCAGACGTAGCCCTGGCTCGCCCGCTGGCAGAGCCGCTCCttccagccccagctggggcGGCCgtcgggggccgccgccgccaggtGCAGCCCGGCGCAGCGGGCGGTGATGCAGGACCGCACCGGCTCCTCCGCCCACTGGCCGAGCGCCGCCGGCACCTctcgcggggccgccccgccgccggcgcccTCCCAGGAGAAGCCGCGGAGCGGCTGCCCCGTGTCGGTGCAGGCGGAGGCTTTCCTCGTCAGCCCGACCCAGAAGAACAAGGgcgcgggcccggccgccgcctccgccaGCAGCCCGAGCACCAGGCGCAGCTCCGCCTCGCCGCCGAGCCAAGCcaggccgccccgccggcggccgcagGCGCTGCGCGCCTCAGCGTAGGAGCCGTTGGCGAGGTGGGCGCTGAAGCAGGCGCCGGCGGCCTGGCAGCGCACggcggcccgcggcggcggggcccggcccagGGCGCAGGCGGCGGCCAGCACTAGGCACCAGGGCCCGGCCCGCCTCAtcccggcggcgcggcgcggcgggccgAGGGGCTCGGGCTGCCCCGGTGTCTGTGGCAGCGCTCGGCCCTGGCCGGCTGGCCCCGGCTGGCCGCGCCGTCCCCGCGGCCAGGGCCCTCCCCCGGGCCTGCCGGAGGAAACGCGTCGGGAGCCGGGGTTGACCTCGGCATCCTCCGTCTGTGGGCGGGCGGGTGAGGAGCAGCTCCCCGCGCAGCCGGGAAGCGGTCGCCCTGCTCGGTGAGCGGGTGGCCAGCCGCGGGAGAGGACGGGGGGAAGCGCCCGGTGCCCGCTCCGCTGTCGGAGGgacgggagggcggcggggcccgaGCCGCAGTGGCGGGGCCAGTCTCGGGCCTGTGCCAGGGAGGTGCCCGGGCCCATGTTGCCAGCCCTTCGCACAGCGCTGCCGGGAGAAGAGGGGGCCAGCGGCGGGGACCTTGTCCTGGAAGGGTTTCTGGGCCAGGTGAAGCTGTGGACCCAAACTCCTTAGCTCCCGGTAGACGAACCAGTTTAACACTCATGAAAACTGATTTAGCTCACTGGTGTCAAGCAAGTAGGTAACAACTCCTCTTAAAGGAGTTTTAACTGATCCCCTGTAACTGTTCTTCCATTGGCAGGCTTTGACTTTGGAAAAAGCCCTGTTGATGTTTTTAGTTTCATGAGTGTGATACAATACAAATTCCTAGCGTTTGAATACCCAGATACAgtagggaaaaaagcagaaaataatctatatggaatttaaaaaaaagtatggttCATCAGTAGTTGGTCTGTGGAGGAAAGTTGTACAGTCTTGGATCAAAGCTCCAGGTGGACGCAGTCCTGCACAAAGTACCCTCGCTGCTATGGTACACACTAGTGGGCTCTGCATCTGTTCAGCCCTTCCttaagaatttaatttctctttggaGGGAATAAATGTGGATGACAAGTCCCGTTCAGCCAGCTTCTGGCCAACCTGCACAGATCTCGTTGACTCTAGGCCTACACTGAGATATAACTCATTTTCTCTGGACGCCTCAAAGAAGAATTAGAAAGATGGGTGTACAGACACACTGTGTAATGAAGCTCTGAAGCACAGCCTATTTTCATAATGCATTCTAAATATTGAGTAAATTTTGTAAGTTTTCCAGCAAGAAACTGTCTTGATGGACAAAGTGTTTTACAGACTGTTTCCTAGGGAAGCCCAGCAGCTTCTGCTGTTGCCATGTATTGCCAGAACTGCAGTAAACTATACTAAAGAAAACTCAAAAGCTTAAAATTACACTTCTTCACTTGCCCCAGACCCTGTGTCCTGGGCAGCAGAGAACGCAGGAAGCAGTTGTCTTTGTTCATGAAATTCCTCACAGAAGAAGGGTGAGGGGTATAGGGGAAAAATAACATCTGTATAAGTTCTATACAAAGTACATCCCCAGTACCTGGTGTATCTCCTCCGTACAGTGTGCTTTGGCATTAGAGACAAGGCACAAGCCAccattccttgttttgtttgcctTCTCCCTGAATACTTGATGACAAGAAACTGCAGCTTGATGGAAGCTGCTTTTAACCTTCATTTTCTGACAATATGTTGGATAGCCTTGGCATTCTTACTTCCTAGCTGAGCTCAGAGGTCGCAATGAAGCAAAAAGTGAGATACTAAAGAAGAGTAAATTCTGGTTTCCCTTATAGTCCACTTTGGTGAATTATcaataattaactttttttgaAAGTAGACTTTCAAGCATTGTTTATGGCTTTTCAAGTATTCTAGTACTTAAAAGGTGGCTACAGGACAGAGCCTGGACAGAGattctctcttcacaaggagacacatggagaagacaaggatCAGTGGGtacaaatacaagaaagaaattttttacacgaGGAACAATCATTCACTGGGGCAATGCAATCAGGGGTGTGatagtccccatcactggaggttttcaagatgcaattggacagagTGCTAGATAATTTCATCCCTTTCCCAGGAAAGGTGAACTTTCACAGTGCCTTCCAACCTGGACTGTtgtatgatcctatgattctatggtaaGTAGAATGGTTTAACTACTTATTTCAGttctatataaaaatacaagGATTAAATATAAGCCTCTCCCCAAAAGCTGCATCTATTTGTTACTTCATTTTTGCTTTGGGGAAACATCTTGCTAAATGCCTGTACAGCCCCACTGGATATCACATATACAGAAATTCTGTTTATCATAATTTTAAGAGTTAACAATGCAACATTTTTGAATATGTGAAATAGAAGAAGTTGTTTAGGGGTAGACTGAATTCACACATTCATAACTATTTTTAGGCAGATCTTTACATTCAGTtggtattttgtttctcttggtATTCAGCAAAAATGCAACTACATGACATATTGCCTATATTCTTacaatttttctctctcaaaaagcTATTAAACTGCTTTGGTAAATATGTTAAATTTGCTACATGCAACAGAGAATGTAATTAAATTTGGGTGCCATGGACTTCATTTTATGGAAAATAGGTTTTCATAACAAAACAAGAACCTGTTGGTTTATTTCTAGATGAAATTTGAATTTTGGTTAATCAAGGTGTAGAGCTTCAGCCACTGAACCATTCCTTTAGCCCTTTGATGTTTCTTGATGATGTACAAAAGCTACGCTTATACAAATACCTGTCAGCTTAGTATCTTGAGCTATTTTCCCCAAATGTGGTGCTAGGTTTGGGAGAGAAGAGAAGTTGCTACAGCTTTACTACTGCTGTCTTGCTGGGGAATACTGACAAGGCTTTGCCTAATATGCCACTGCAATCCTACagcttcagtttgttttttctttcaaaattgaaTTCATTTATTACAGCTGAATAGAAACTAACCTTTATAAATAGAAGGAATAATATAGAAGcccaaaatttccattttatgCTTCAAACCTAAGGCTCTGTCCCTGGGGAGGAGAATGCAGCTCAGTCCGTGAAAACATTTGCTCCTTTGCTTCTCTTCTCGGCTGTCAGCAAGGGCATGATTTGAGCCATCTGGGATGGCCTCTCAGCCAGGTAATTGACGGTACTACCGGCTCATTTCACACAGGCCATGACTTTAATTTCCTAAGCTATATTTGAACCAGCAATTTAGAAACAACAGGTTAGCCACCAGTGCCCCAGGCAGTCCAGTCTCGTCGGAGGAACTCATACCACACAGAAAGATGAAAACACTGCATGCCAAAGCCAAAGGCTTTTGCCATCAGGAAATAGAGACGGTAGCTGTATGTCTACTTGATCTGTTTGTGTACCTGCTCTTCCCTCCTATGGTTGCCCCGAGAGTcctgcaaaatattaaaaaaataacaggtCTACTTGATCTCCAGAAAACAGCTCTTCCTCTGGTTTTGAATGTTTTTCTAGTTGTTACTTTTAAGTAAATAAGAAAACACTCTCATTAAGTGTCTTCATGGGGCTTTTCCTGAAGAAATCCTTTCCTGAAAGAGAAAATTATCTACTCACACACAAATGCTGATAGCAGTCAGCATGTGAGTCAACTAAATTTCTACATATAAAGAAGACTTTATTACATGAATGTGAATGTTACATGATTGATTGATGTGTAAGACCTATTGTAGATGTTTTGCTCAGTAGTAAAAGCCTTATTTAGCTGTAGTTGTTCCTTAGTCTTCTGCCTGTGAGATCTGAGCCTTTGAAAAAAACAGTGGCTTTCTTTAATTGTAATTTTACTAAGAGCTGTTAGATTTTGTTTCATTATGTAACTGTATCTGTCTTATAATAATATGTACATTTTGGCTAAGGAGTAATGAGAGAAGGGCTGAATTAATAAAGCTACTTTTTTCTTCTAGGGTGgattcttttttacatttttataaggtaaattaaaactgttatttttgtgACTAACCAGGAAGTATGTCAGCCATATGCAAGCACACACTTTACAACTTGTAGGGTTTAAGGGGGCGATAGTTTCCTTAGAAGTAGTCTTGTGGAGAGCTACAGTATCTTGTTCTTACTAAGACCTGAGTTTTGCTTCACAGAGGTAGATGGATGGTGCAATAAAAGAGATCTGCCTGACTGCAAAGGGACAAGTGAAATGATCGCATAACACTGCGATGCGTAGGGCACAAGTAAGGTGACACTTCTCATCCCCAAAAGGGATACAGGAAAATGTAAAATGTCTGGAAACAGATCTGTCTACCCATTCTGCTGCAAACCTGGAAACAGTGTCTAATGGCAGGAGCAGCTACAACGTCTTTCCTGCTTAGCCTAAAGGAAGGCTGCTGAAGTGCATTTCCCTTTATCATCTGTCCTGTACAGGTGAAGAAACCTACTGCAGTATGTTGCATGATGCAGATTTCTTTGGGGTTGGAAACTGGAAAGGGAGCGATAAAGGAAGATCAATAGTCTGGCAGCACTGCCTGTTTGTATGGCTCCAGCCTTTTAGCTTGCTGCAACCTTGCGGAGTCTACACTGGTTGGCAGTGGAGAGAAACCAGTTGGCATTGGAAAGGCTATATTGTCCTTCTGAGCGCGCTCCTTCCGCCTCATCCCAAT
The sequence above is drawn from the Strix aluco isolate bStrAlu1 chromosome 4, bStrAlu1.hap1, whole genome shotgun sequence genome and encodes:
- the CLEC14A gene encoding LOW QUALITY PROTEIN: C-type lectin domain family 14 member A (The sequence of the model RefSeq protein was modified relative to this genomic sequence to represent the inferred CDS: deleted 2 bases in 1 codon) gives rise to the protein MPRSTPAPDAFPPAGPGEGPGRGDGAASRGQPARAERCHRHRGSPSPSARRRAAGMRRAGPWCLVLAAACALGRAPPPRAAVRCQAAGACFSAHLANGSYAEARSACGRRRGGLAWLGGEAELRLVLGLLAEAAAGPAPLFFWVGLTRKASACTDTGQPLRGFSWEGAGGGAAPREVPAALGQWAEEPVRSCITARCAGLHLAAAAPDGRPSWGWKERLCQRASQGYVCKYEGACPDPRPAGALGLDYRLPFEERSAGPGFSPPGTALTVTCPGGEVRLSCQPQRGGFAWEGAASPLCPCGYQDPGSERCAQAAGCRDAAGDFACARSPDGRAATPYAATGETPTAAGGPPELPATATAGGGKRAAPPSSSSSNYVFVLVTVAVVVLVILVMTVLGVFKLCFNKKSEGRGDKEPPEAGSKAEAGSAEPCGAAGGD